The window TCAGAGATCTTATAGCAGACTGTAATGAGAGATCTCACTGCAGACTGTAATCAGAGATCTCATAGCAGACCTTAATCAGAGATCTTATAGCAGACTGTAATCGGAGATCTCATAGCAGACTGTAATCAGATCTCATAGCAGACTGTAATCAGAGATCTCATATCAGACTGTAATCAGAGATCTCATAGCAGATTGTAATCAGAGATCTCATAGCAGACTGTAATCCGAGATCTCATATCAGACTGTAATCCGAGATCTCATATCAGACTATAATCAGATCTCATATCAGACTGTAATCAGAGATCTCATAGCAGACTGTAATCAGAGATCACATAGCAGACTGTAATCAGATCTTATAGCAGACTGTAATCAGAGATCTCATAGCAGACTGTAATCATATCTCATAGCAGACTGTAATCAGATCTCATAGCAGACTGTAATCAGATCTCATAGCAGACTGTAATCAGAGATCTCATAGCAGACTGTAATCAGAGATCTCATATCAGACTGTAATCAGAGATCTCATAGCAGACTGTAATCAGAGATCTCATATCAGGCTGTAATCAGATCTCACAGCAGACTGTAATCAGAGATCTCATAGCAGACTGTAATCAGAGATCTCATAGCAGACTGTAATCAGATCTCATAGCAGACTGTAATCAGATCTCATATCAGACTGTAATCAGAGATCTCATAGCAGACTGTAATCAGATCTCACAGCAGTCAATCAGAGATCTCATAGCAGACTTTAATCAGAGATCTCATATCAGACTGTAATCAGAGATCTCATAGCAGACTGTAATCAGATCTCATATCAGACTGTAATCAGATCTCATAGCAGACTGTAATCTGAGATCTCATAGCAGACTTTAATCAGATCTCATAGCAGACTGCAATCAGAGATCTCATAGCAGACTGCAATCAGAGATCTCATAGCAGACTGTAATCAGAGATCTCATATCAGACTTTAATCGGAGATCTTATAGCAGACTTTAATCAGAGATCTCATAGCAGACTTGGTTGACATAGCTTCagtaaatgtatacattatataaaatataactgttACCCACTGGGTTATCTGAAGTTGATTTTACAAATGGCTTCAGAATGCCTTATTTTGCATTCTGGGGTCTAAACATTGATGCAGTAAATACACAGGAGATTACGGTAATTGAATAACAGTAAGAATGAGACAGACCTATTTGACATCATTTGATTTCAGAAGTGCACATAGACATCTGTAGACATCTGTATCTGTATTATGTAGGTAGCAATATGTcttcacaataaaaaaacaaaaacaaaacagcagaatattcaaaattttattacaATAAGATTAATCAAATTTCCATAGTCGTTGTCATTTCTCCAAACAGGAAGGTACAGCAGATGACAGAGATTCGGACCGATGTGGGCTATGCGAGGGCCTGGGTCAGACTTGCCCTGGAGAAAAAAGTCCTGTCAGCCCACCTCAAGATCTTACTAGGCAATGCTGAGCTTCTGAGGTGAGTATAGTAATACCGTAACACCACAGCTATATCACCATGTCAGGTTtataccctaacaccacagcTATATCACCATGTCAGGTTtataccctaacaccacagcTCTATCACCATGTCAGGTTTATACCCTAACACCACACCTCTATCACCATGTCAGGTTTACACCCTAACACCACAGCTCTATCACCACGTCAGGTTTATACCCTAACACCACAACTCTATCACCTTGTCAGGTTTATACCCTAACACCACACCTCTATCACCACGTCAGGTTtataccctaacaccacagctctatcaccacgtcaggtttataccctaacaccacagctctatcaccatgtcaggtttataccctaacaccacagcTATATCACCATGTCAGGTTtatacccta is drawn from Pecten maximus unplaced genomic scaffold, xPecMax1.1, whole genome shotgun sequence and contains these coding sequences:
- the LOC117318566 gene encoding DENN domain-containing protein 5B-like — translated: MSGMSITDGTRSLERKTHRRKGSTGRIELPTLNPLPSSITFDLRKVQQMTEIRTDVGYARAWVRLALEKKVLSAHLKILLGNAELLR